In a genomic window of Neoarius graeffei isolate fNeoGra1 chromosome 13, fNeoGra1.pri, whole genome shotgun sequence:
- the LOC132895898 gene encoding chemokine XC receptor 1-like yields METTTVFENKDDAYEVDNTEYKVSDSHISILIIVILLSLIGNVLVVAISVFYMKLQSLIIIIILNLAVSDLLFTVHLMFWAYDHIWGFTLGNGGWKAAHFIFAAGFYNTLVFLVWMSVQQYMSVVCVQSSWKKGRYFTHCAWAVSILAALPALLNIEAVLDARYCTCISITVRILAIYKHVIFVWALLIMGCFYIRILQTIFKSPTNQTHRITGLAFFLVATYFICWAPFNIMSFLGILRCHQIISTYNMERFIYAWYICQFLAYTRCCLNPVIYGLFGIKYRKEMREIFQREVIPNSAEMGTTEHHQLQQFN; encoded by the coding sequence ATGGAGACTACAACTGTATTCGAGAACAAAGATGATGCATATGAAGTGGACAACACAGAATACAAGGTGTCAGATTCACACATTTCAATTCTCATCATTGTGATCCTCCTCAGTCTCATTGGTAATGTCCTGGTTGTTGCGATCAGTGTCTTCTATATGAAGCTTCAGTcactgatcatcatcatcatactcaACTTGGCTGTGTCAGACCTGCTGTTCACTGTCCATTTGATGTTCTGGGCCTATGACCATATCTGGGGTTTCACTCTTGGAAATGGAGGGTGGAAAGCAGCTCACTTTATTTTCGCAGCGGGATTTTACAATACCCTGGTGTTCCTGGTGTGGATGAGTGTTCAGCAATACATGTCTGTAGTGTGTGTTCAATCAAGCTGGAAAAAAGGACGTTACTTCACACACTGTGCATGGGCAGTGAGCATCTTGGCAGCATTGCCAGCCCTGCTGAATATCGAAGCAGTTCTTGATGCACGATACTGTACATGCATCAGCATTACTGTAAGGATTCTTGCTATATATAAACACGTTATTTTTGTGTGGGCATTGTTGATCATGGGTTGTTTCTACATCAGGATTCTACAAACCATCTTCAAGTCACCAACAAATCAGACACACAGAATTACTGGACTTGCCTTCTTTCTGGTAGCTACTTACTTTATTTGTTGGGCTCCttttaacataatgtcttttctaggCATCTTACGTTGTCATCAGATAATTTCTACCTACAACATGGAACGTTTCATTTACGCCTGGTACATTTGTCAATTTCTGGCTTACACCCGATGCTGCCTCAATCCAGTAATTTATGGTTTATTTGGTATAAAATATCGTAAGGAAATGAGAGAGATCTTTCAAAGGGAAGTGATTCCAAACTCTGCAGAAATGGGAACGACAGAACATCATCAGTTGCAGCAGTTTAATTAA